One Pectinophora gossypiella chromosome 21, ilPecGoss1.1, whole genome shotgun sequence genomic region harbors:
- the LOC126376529 gene encoding E3 SUMO-protein ligase ZBED1-like has product MKRSKLWSYFKKEDSDAVCTLCNKRIKTSGNTSNLASHMKHKHPENFDVDDKSMDKSQRKLIECGGTSSNLARSLGSNPNPQTSDESAPPPETPANSAEASCSSAVVVAPVIKSPTPPSTSGNTPKIKNAFENVYQYSKGGAKYDRITDAIAYFIAVDNRPFYAVEGKGFKHLIKQLAPLYRVPCRETIKAKIDKKYETLSKTVAEKFKNVEHFCLTTDIWTEIMTNTGYLGLTVHFLEQNELQSMTIGVFELEESHTGEYIGQQLTEILRSWNIDTENVMAFVTDSGANMIKAIRETFGANKHIPCFAHMINRVAEEAIRKTSGLNAIIDHVRNIVKYIKKRQDMTLELKRKQIENKISKEKTLKVMLDVKTRWNSLYYMLQRFIDLAPYISDIIFSKIDAPTMLTAVELIIIKDVAHVMRPLEAMTREASAEHYVTISKVVPMVSCAIDQYNELRITSSIAGDLKINVTLEMEKRFGQLEYNMLLAVSTLLDPRFKNLHFKKPDACAKAMSRIRKLISDHKTAAATATASSTSSEDEDKDGFDFWKHHKSLAHTQIKRKKTDSDDELTLYLSAPVNTLKVNVLEIWQEMQGVYPNLFKVAMSHLPIVATSVPSERLFSKAGATITQSRNRLHGSRLSKLLFLNSIAGTKYWN; this is encoded by the exons ATGAAGAGAAGTAAACTGTGGTCGTATTTCAAAAAAGAAGACAGTGATGCCGTTTGCACACTTTGTAATAAACGAATTAAAACATCTGGAAATACAAGCAATCTAGCATCACATATGAAACACAAACATCCAGAAAATTTTGATGTTGACGATAAATCTATGGATAAGTCACAACG aAAATTGATTGAATGTGGTGGTACTTCATCTAACTTAGCTAGAAGTCTTGGAAGTAATCCTAACCCTCAAACATCGGATGAAAGTGCTCCACCCCCTGAAACACCTGCTAATTCTGCTGAAGCTTCTTGTTCGTCTGCTGTGGTTGTTGCTCCAGTTATTAAGTCCCCTACTCCTCCAAGTACGTCTGGAAACACTccgaaaataaaaaatgcttttGAAAATGTGTATCAATATTCTAAAGGAGGTGCAAAATATGACCGAATTACAGATGCTATTGCATATTTCATTGCTGTTGATAACAGACCATTTTATGCAGTTGAAGGAAAAGGTTTTAAACATTTGATTAAGCAATTAGCTCCCTTGTATAGAGTGCCTTGTCGGGAAACGATCAAAGCAAAGATTGATAAAAAGTATGAGACATTATCAAAAACTGTGGCAGAGAAATTTAAGAAtgtggaacatttttgtttaactacagATATTTGGACAGAGATAATGACTAACACTGGTTATTTGGGACTTACGGTTCATTTTTTGGAACAGAATGAATTGCAATCCATGACAATTGGTGTTTTTGAATTAGAAGAAAGTCATACTGGCGAGTATATTGGACAACAATTGACAGAAATATTAAGAAGTTGGAATATTGATACTGAAAATGTTATGGCTTTTGTTACTGATTCTGGCGCAAACATGATAAAAGCTATAAGGGAGACGTTTGGGGCAAACAAACATATCCCATGTTTCGCCCATATGATAAATAGAGTGGCTGAAGAGGCCATAAGAAAAACTTCCGGATTGAATGCCATAATAGACCATGTAAGGAATATTGtgaaatatataaagaaaagaCAAGATATGACATTGGAATTAAAAAGAAagcaaatagaaaataaaatatctaaagAAAAAACTCTGAAAGTAATGCTAGATGTAAAAACACGATGGAATTCGTTGTATTACATGCTTCAGAGATTTATTGATTTGGCGCCATACATTAGCGAtataattttttcaaaaattgATGCACCCACCATGCTAACTGCAGTTGAACTCATCATCATAAAAGATGTGGCTCATGTTATGCGACCACTTGAAGCTATGACAAGAGAGGCTTCTGCCGAACATTATGTCACTATATCTAAAGTTGTGCCTATGGTGAGTTGTGCAATTGACCAATACAACGAACTGAGAATCACTTCGAGCATTGCCGGCGACTTGAAGATAAATGTTACTCTGGAAATGGAAAAACGTTTCGGTCAGCTGGAATACAATATGTTGTTAGCAGTTTCAACATTGCTAGACCCTCGTTTCAAAAACTTGCATTTTAAGAAACCTGACGCATGTGCAAAAGCTATGTCAAGAATTAGAAAATTAATTTCAGATCATAAAACCGCAGCCGCTACCGCAACAGCTTCATCAACGTCTTCAGAGGATGAAGATAAAGATGGATTTGATTTTTGGAAGCACCACAAATCTTTGGCTCACAcgcaaattaaaagaaaaaaaactgacAGTGACGACGAGCTTACGTTATATCTTTCTGCTCCTGTAAATACTCTAAAAGTAAATGTTCTCGAAATATGGCAAGAGATGCAAGGTGTGTATCCCAATCTCTTTAAAGTGGCAATGAGCCATCTACCGATTGTGGCAACAAGTGTTCCGTCTGAACGTCTTTTTTCAAAGGCAGGAGCCACTATTACTCAGAGCAGAAACCGGCTACATGGAAGCAGACtctcaaaattattatttttaaattcaatagcTGGTACAAAATACtggaattaa
- the LOC126376602 gene encoding lipase 1-like, protein MPVAVMASKGYTVNFLILTCVVIVSYFINRPLFPIKIETKKSLGYPRDSLLNFTELTGEYGYVSEEHIVTTEDGYLLTMFRMGKGKNCKGNLMSPPVILMHGLLQSSDVWLDAGPNAGLAYLLSDACYDLWTGNQRGNYYSRSHKHLDPDKDAKFWEFSVDEIGYYDIPVMIDYVLEYTGSKKVNYIGYSQGSGTFYIMCSERPGSCDKVNLQIGLAPAARQTNTKSVPYRLMLKTFETLWTVLDKTGVQEVLSKGAFSQEFVAFFCQFPMLSNSVCGTAEALFDSNHPGSITNETTRVLFGHFPAGTSVKNLVRYSQSMHSPNFEKFDYGKEKNLELYGSEVPPLYNLKAVTVPVVILYGRNDYLVDPKDIAWLRKKLPNVLESEEVKDPLWNHLDVPYSQYTSELIFPKINEYLLKYSET, encoded by the coding sequence ATGCCAGTCGCAGTAATGGCGTCGAAAGGATATACCGTCAACTTCCTCATCCTTACTTGCGTAGtgattgtaagttattttaTAAACCGACCTTTATTTCCAATAAAAATTGAGACGAAGAAATCCCTTGGTTATCCCAGAGACTCTCTGCTGAATTTCACAGAGTTGACAGGTGAATACGGGTATGTTTCAGAAGAGCACATAGTAACTACCGAAGATGGATATCTACTGACGATGTTCAGGATGGGAAAAGGGAAAAATTGTAAAGGAAACCTGATGAGCCCTCCTGTCATTTTAATGCACGGACTACTACAGAGTTCGGATGTCTGGTTGGACGCAGGACCAAACGCTGGACTCGCGTATCTTCTCTCCGATGCGTGCTACGATCTCTGGACTGGAAACCAAAGGGGAAACTACTACTCCAGAAGTCATAAACACTTGGACCCTGATAAAGATGCTAAGTTctgggaattttccgtcgacgAAATCGGTTACTACGACATCCCAGTGATGATCGACTATGTTTTGGAGTATACTGGCTCGAAAAAGGTGAACTACATCGGATATTCCCAAGGATCTGGTACGTTCTACATCATGTGCTCTGAAAGACCTGGGTCCTGCGATAAGGTGAATCTTCAGATTGGCTTAGCACCCGCAGCAAGGCAGACGAACACCAAATCAGTGCCATATAGATTGATGTTGAAGACCTTCGAAACATTGTGGACGGTTTTAGACAAAACTGGAGTGCAAGAAGTGCTTTCCAAAGGTGCCTTCAGTCAGGAATTTGTGGCGTTCTTCTGCCAATTTCCAATGTTGTCGAATAGTGTGTGTGGAACCGCTGAAGCTCTTTTTGATTCTAATCATCCTGGGTCGATAACTAATGAGACTACTAGAGTTTTATTTGGACATTTCCCGGCTGGAACATCGGTGAAAAATCTAGTGCGGTACAGTCAGAGTATGCATTCTCCTAATTTTGAAAAGTTTGACTATGGAAAGGAGAAGAATTTGGAACTGTATGGAAGTGAGGTTCCTCCACTGTACAATTTGAAGGCAGTGACTGTGCCTGTTGTGATTTTATATGGTAGAAATGATTATTTGGTGGACCCTAAAGATATTGCGTGGTTGAGAAAGAAGCTCCCAAACGTCTTGGAGTCTGAAGAAGTAAAGGACCCACTGTGGAATCATTTAGATGTGCCTTATAGTCAGTATACAAGTGAACTTATATTTCCGAAGATAAATGAGTATTTGCTTAAGTATAGTGAGACGTAG